GACTGCGGAGCTGCCACGACCACAACGAACGGCAGCGCGCGGTCGAGATCGTCGACGATCTGCGTGCGGGGCGCTCGGTGGCGCTCGTCAGCGACGCCGGCACCCCGGGTATCGCCGACCCCGGCCACGTCGTGGCGCGCAGTGTCATCGACGCCGGGTTCGACGTGACGATGATCCCCGGTCCCAGTGCGGTGGTCATGGCCGTGGTCCTCAGCGGCTTCGCGACCGATCGCTTCGTCTTCGACGGATGGCTGCCGCGGCGCTCCGGTGGGCTACGCCGGCGGATCGAGGAACTGGCGGCCGAACCGCGCACCGTGGTGGTGCTCGAGTCCAATCACCGACTGCCGAAGTCGCTGCCGGTGTTCGCCGAGGTGGTCGGCGACCGGCGACTGGCCGTGTGCCGCGAGCTGACCAAGCGCCACGAAGAGGTCCGTCGGGGTACGGCACACGAACTCCTGGAGCGCTATGGGACCCGCGTGAAGGGTGAGATCGTTCTCGTCATGGAAGGGGCCGCCGCGTGAACACTCCTGTGGTCGAGCGGACGGTGCGGGCCTGGGTGTCGCCTCTGGTGGCGGCCCTGGACGCCATGGGTCTGAATCCGAATGCCCTGACCGTGCTCGGCGTCCTGCTGAACATCGGGGCGGCGGCCGTGGTCGCAACGGGTCACCACGTGTGGGGGGCGGCGGCGTTCCTGTTCGCCAGCGGCTTCGACATGCTCGACGGCAGCTTGGCCCGCCGCCGGGGCATCGCGAGCCGTCTGGGCGCTTTCCTCGACTCGACCTTCGACCGGGTGAGCGAGACCGCGCTCTTCCTGGCGTTGCTCGTGGACCACGCGGCACGACCCTACGGGCCCGATTGGATGCCGGCCGCGATCCTGGTGGCCCTGGCCGGCTCGCTCACGACCAGTTACGCCCGCGCGCGGGCCGAGAGCCTGGACCAGGACTGCAAGGTGGGCTGGGTCGAGCGTCCCGAGCGCGTGGTGCTGATCGTGATCGGCCTGGTGGCCGGCCGCGCGGTGCTCGGCTTCGTAGTCTTCGCGCTGGCCGTGCTCACGTGGTTCACGGTGCTGCAGAGGATCGTCCACGTGTGGAGGCACATCGACCGGGAGCCCCCGGCGTGACGGCCGGTCTGTTCGTGACCCTGGAGGGTGTGGAGGGCGCGGGAAAATCCACGCTGGCCGATGCCCTCGAGGAGCGTCTGCGTGCGATCGGACACACCGTGGTCCGCCTCCGCGAGCCGGGGGGGACGTCGCTCGGGGAGGCCGTGCGGTCCGTGGTGCTCGACCCCGCCCACGGCGACGTGTGTCCCTGGGCCGAACTGTTCCTCATGCTCGCGGCCCGCGCCCAGGTCGTCCACGAGCGGATCGAGCCCGATCTCGCCGCCGGCCGCACGGTGATCTGCGACCGCTTCATCGATGCCTCGACTGCTTATCAGGGTGCCGGCCGCGGCCTGGGAATCGAGCGCGTGCAGGAACTCAACCGGCTGGCCACCCGCGGGAGATCTCCCGACCTGACCCTCCTCCTGGATCTGGATCCGGCAGCCGGGCGAAGGAGACAGCACGACCGACCCGATCGCATGGAGCAGGCGGATCTGCAGTTCCACCGTGCGGTGCGCGACGGCTACCGGAGCATCGCCTCGGCGGAACCCCGGCGCTTCGTGGTGCTCGACGCCGCCCTCCCGGCGTCCGACGTCGCGAGGAGCGCCTGGGAAGCACTGACCGCGCGCTTCCCCGATCGGATCGGTCACGTCACGGACCGGTGAACCCGCGGAACTTCGGGGATCGACGGGCGTACCGACCGTGGCAAGCGTATTGCTGATCGGCCTCCATCCCGCTTATCGTGAGTGGGTGGATCGACGAACCGCCGTTCTCCCCTGCGGCGTCGGGCTTTCTCCCGAGAAATCGAAGGACGTACGCATGTCCCGGATCGCACTGAACGTAGCCCTCGCTGCCCTTCTGGTGTTCGTCGGTGTCGATGATGCCACGGCCCAGTCCCGTGAGGAGGCCCGCGACCGACGTGCGCGGAGTCGTGCGCACATCGAGAGTCTCGAGCTCTTCGGCAAGGTCTACGAGCGCCTGGTGCGCAACTACGTCGACGAACTCGACCCGGAGGACCTCATCGAGCGCGCCGTCGAGGCCATGCTCGAAGACCTCGATCCCCACAGCCAGCTGTTGACCGAGGAGGTCTACGACGACCTCATGACCAGCACGCAGGGTGAGTTCGGCGGCCTGGGAATCCAGATCGTCGTGCGCGACGGCTATCCGACCGTGGTCTCGCCGATCGACGACACGCCGGCTTTCCGCCTGGGCATCCGCGGTGGGGACCAGATCGTCGAGATCGAGGGCGAGAGCACCAAGGGCTGGAAGAGCAGCGATGCCGTCAAGGTGCTTCGCGGCCCGAAGGGTT
This genomic window from Candidatus Krumholzibacteriia bacterium contains:
- the rsmI gene encoding 16S rRNA (cytidine(1402)-2'-O)-methyltransferase; the encoded protein is MSALSLVATPIGNLSDVSDRARAVLAAADVIYAEDTRHSGRLLKHLGVDARLRSCHDHNERQRAVEIVDDLRAGRSVALVSDAGTPGIADPGHVVARSVIDAGFDVTMIPGPSAVVMAVVLSGFATDRFVFDGWLPRRSGGLRRRIEELAAEPRTVVVLESNHRLPKSLPVFAEVVGDRRLAVCRELTKRHEEVRRGTAHELLERYGTRVKGEIVLVMEGAAA
- a CDS encoding CDP-alcohol phosphatidyltransferase family protein; its protein translation is MNTPVVERTVRAWVSPLVAALDAMGLNPNALTVLGVLLNIGAAAVVATGHHVWGAAAFLFASGFDMLDGSLARRRGIASRLGAFLDSTFDRVSETALFLALLVDHAARPYGPDWMPAAILVALAGSLTTSYARARAESLDQDCKVGWVERPERVVLIVIGLVAGRAVLGFVVFALAVLTWFTVLQRIVHVWRHIDREPPA
- the tmk gene encoding dTMP kinase; its protein translation is MTAGLFVTLEGVEGAGKSTLADALEERLRAIGHTVVRLREPGGTSLGEAVRSVVLDPAHGDVCPWAELFLMLAARAQVVHERIEPDLAAGRTVICDRFIDASTAYQGAGRGLGIERVQELNRLATRGRSPDLTLLLDLDPAAGRRRQHDRPDRMEQADLQFHRAVRDGYRSIASAEPRRFVVLDAALPASDVARSAWEALTARFPDRIGHVTDR